A segment of the Halovivax limisalsi genome:
CCGGCCGCGATATGTTCGCCTATCGGGTCTGGCGACGAGAGGGCGGCTACTCCGGGGAGGAACTACGCGACGTGACGCTCCGGGGCGACATGGCCACGATGCGGGCATTTCTCCGGTTCTGTGGGGAAATCGAGGCAGTACCGGAGGACTTGTACGATCAGGTTCCGCTCCCACGGACGAACGGGGCCGACGTGAGCGATTCGACGCTTTCCCCCGACCACGCCGTCGACATCGTCGACTACCTGGAACGATTCGAGTACGCGAGCCGACGCCACATCATCGTCTTACTGCTGTGGCACACCGGCTGTCGAGTCGGGGAGCTTCGCGCGCTCGACCTGGGAGATCTCGACCTGGAGGGGAACCGACCGCGGGCCGACGGCCCGGCCGTCCACTTCGTTCACCGTCCTGAAACCGGAACCCCGCTGAAAAATCAGGAACGGGGAGAGCGGTGGAACGCGATCAGCGAACACGTCGCGGCGACGGTCCAGGACTACATCGATGGGCCGCGCGAAACAGTCGTCGACGACCACGGCCGCGCCGCACTCATTACGACCAGTCACGGCCGGGTCGCCATCTCCACCTGCCGAGATACCCTGTATCGGGTGACGCGTCCCTGTTGGCGCGGCGAAGAGTGTCCGCACGATCGCGACCCGGAGAGTTGCGAGTGGACGTACTACGCCAAGATGAGCAGTTGCCCGTCGGCCCGGTCGCCGCACGACGTTCGGAGCGGGCGAGTGACGGCGCATCGGCTCGCCGACGAAGATCGTTCACTCGTCTCGGATCGCATGAACGCGAGCGAGGAGGTACTCGATAAGCACTACGACAGGCGCAGCGAGCGGCAGAAAGCGGAGCAGCGACGGAGGTTCTTCGAACTATGAGAGACACGAGCCAACTTGACCGAGGAGAAGTATCGACCGGCGAGTTCCCCTATACGGGGAGGGCGGACTGCTTTTCCGCGAACCAATCGGTGAGCGGAAAGCACGTCCAACCGACCCGATTTGAACACGCGAGTCGCAGCGCCGAACGGAGTGAGGCGACCGTCTCGCATCTGTTCAAATCGGGGAGGGCGGATTTGCTTTGCAAATCAGACCGAGCCGATTTCGTGCTCGGAAGTCGCAGTCCGTGAGCGTAGCGAGCGGAACCGTCTTCCGGTGTTCAAATCGGGGAGGGCGGACTGCGAGGATCGAGCGTAGCGAGATCCTCGTCGTTGCGAGCGGCGAAGCCGTGAGCGTTTTCCTGCGAACGAAGTGAGCAGTGAGAAGTTTCTCCCGACCCGATTACGAACACGCGAGTCGCAGCGCCGAACGGAGTGAGGCGACCGTCTCGC
Coding sequences within it:
- a CDS encoding tyrosine-type recombinase/integrase: MTELEPISPQEAVSLYLEARDDAAENTMEAQDYRLRAFVTWCDEEGIANLNDLSGRDMFAYRVWRREGGYSGEELRDVTLRGDMATMRAFLRFCGEIEAVPEDLYDQVPLPRTNGADVSDSTLSPDHAVDIVDYLERFEYASRRHIIVLLLWHTGCRVGELRALDLGDLDLEGNRPRADGPAVHFVHRPETGTPLKNQERGERWNAISEHVAATVQDYIDGPRETVVDDHGRAALITTSHGRVAISTCRDTLYRVTRPCWRGEECPHDRDPESCEWTYYAKMSSCPSARSPHDVRSGRVTAHRLADEDRSLVSDRMNASEEVLDKHYDRRSERQKAEQRRRFFEL